The DNA region GAAGATAATGAAAAGCCTTACAAGTTACGGTCTTGAGTGCTCAAGTTTCCAAGATGATTGGGAATGCAGAAGTCATTCTGACAGGGAAAAGGAAAATCCACATGGACATCTGAGTCAAATGATAATCGATAATGAAGAAATATCCACTTTGGGCCAGCCAGCACCCCTTACTTTTTATCAGAAAATTCATACCAGAGAAAAACCCTATGGATATAATGAATGTACAAAAGACTTCTGGCAAGAGGACTTCTTTATTAATCATCAAGGGATTCAGACTAATGAGAAACCCTATAAATGCAaggaatgtgggaaggcctttaaATATGGTTCACGACTAATTCAACATGAGAATATTCATTCTGGCAAAAAACCgtatgaatgtaaggaatgtggaaagGCCTTCAATTCTGGTTCAAATTTCATACAACATCAGCGtgttcatactggtgagaaaccttatgaatgtaaGGACTGTGCAAAGGCCTTTAGTCGAAGCTCACAGCTGATTGAACATCAACgaattcatactggtgagaaaccctATCAGTGTAAGGACTGTGGCAAGGCTTTCAATCGGATCTCACATCTTAAAGTGCATTATAGAATTCATACTGGTGAAAAACCCTATGCATGCAAGGAATGTGGGAAAACCTTTAGTCATCGTTCTCAGCTGATTCAACATCAGACTATTCATACCGGCAAGAAACTCtatgaatgtaaagaatgtgggaaggcctttaa from Cervus elaphus chromosome 4, mCerEla1.1, whole genome shotgun sequence includes:
- the LOC122692623 gene encoding zinc finger protein 582, translated to MKSLTSYGLECSSFQDDWECRSHSDREKENPHGHLSQMIIDNEEISTLGQPAPLTFYQKIHTREKPYGYNECTKDFWQEDFFINHQGIQTNEKPYKCKECGKAFKYGSRLIQHENIHSGKKPYECKECGKAFNSGSNFIQHQRVHTGEKPYECKDCAKAFSRSSQLIEHQRIHTGEKPYQCKDCGKAFNRISHLKVHYRIHTGEKPYACKECGKTFSHRSQLIQHQTIHTGKKLYECKECGKAFNQGSTLIRHQRIHTGEKPYECKACGKAFRVSSQLKQHQRIHTGEKPYQCKVCGRAFKRVSHLTVHYRIHTGEKPYACRECGKAFSHCSQLIQHQVIHTEEKPYEYKEHRRTLNHDSATIQHQRMQNRQTQVNLINVEKPSISTYPLLIIREFMLASNHMNGNNGTSPLA